One stretch of Arcobacter sp. F155 DNA includes these proteins:
- a CDS encoding DUF445 family protein yields the protein MSRSDITNLVTLLIMAFGYSNDNHTIFMVGLFALSGAITNTLAIHMLFEKVPFLYGSGVIEKKFEAFKHAIHNLLMNEFFTKENLTNFFKDEVSSAKSTIDFEKLLNKTDFTPAYDSLKESVIESPFGGMLGMFGGEAALEPLKEPFVEKLKASIVKISQTDSFQAVVNEALTSEDLSEDVYEKLSKIVNARLDELTPKMVKELVQNMIKEHLGWLVIWGAVFGGIIGLVSTLVI from the coding sequence ATGAGTAGAAGTGATATTACAAATTTAGTGACTTTACTTATTATGGCATTTGGTTATTCAAATGATAACCATACTATTTTTATGGTTGGACTGTTTGCCTTAAGTGGTGCTATTACAAATACTTTGGCTATTCATATGCTTTTTGAAAAGGTGCCATTTTTATATGGAAGTGGTGTTATTGAAAAAAAGTTTGAAGCTTTTAAACATGCAATCCATAACTTACTTATGAATGAGTTTTTTACAAAAGAGAACTTAACAAACTTCTTTAAAGATGAAGTATCAAGTGCAAAAAGTACAATTGATTTTGAAAAACTATTAAATAAAACGGACTTTACACCTGCTTATGACTCTTTAAAAGAATCAGTTATAGAGTCACCTTTTGGTGGTATGTTAGGAATGTTTGGTGGAGAAGCAGCATTAGAACCACTAAAAGAGCCTTTTGTAGAAAAACTAAAAGCTTCAATAGTTAAAATTTCTCAAACAGACTCTTTTCAAGCTGTTGTAAATGAAGCCTTAACATCTGAAGATTTAAGTGAAGATGTATATGAAAAGTTAAGCAAAATAGTAAATGCAAGATTAGATGAACTAACACCCAAAATGGTAAAAGAATTAGTTCAAAATATGATAAAAGAGCACTTAGGATGGCTTGTTATTTGGGGTGCAGTATTTGGTGGAATAATAGGATTGGTTTCAACATTAGTAATATAA